A part of Ignavibacteriales bacterium genomic DNA contains:
- a CDS encoding glycosyltransferase family 2 protein — protein sequence MKNIFVIIPAYNEEKSIGLVIHEIPKHIVSEIIVVNNNSTDATDEHAKLAGATVLFESYQGYGAACLKGIEYLKNKNCDIVVFMDGDFSDYPEELSLLINPILQDNFDFVVGSRILGKREKGSLPFQSRFGSVVAGLLINLFWRIKYTDLGPFRAIKFEKLLRLNMDDKWYGWTVQMQIRAAKQKLKIIEIPVSYRKRIGKSKVTGTLKGTVMASIIILKTIFKEFFIF from the coding sequence ATGAAAAATATATTCGTAATTATTCCTGCATATAACGAAGAAAAGTCTATCGGGCTTGTTATTCACGAAATACCAAAGCACATTGTAAGCGAAATTATTGTCGTCAATAATAATTCAACCGATGCGACGGATGAGCATGCTAAACTTGCCGGGGCAACAGTTCTTTTCGAATCGTACCAGGGTTATGGCGCAGCTTGTTTAAAAGGAATCGAATATCTAAAAAATAAAAATTGTGATATTGTAGTTTTTATGGATGGCGACTTCAGCGATTACCCTGAAGAGTTAAGCCTTTTAATTAACCCCATCCTTCAGGATAATTTTGATTTCGTTGTTGGAAGCAGAATATTAGGAAAAAGAGAGAAAGGATCCCTGCCCTTTCAATCGCGCTTCGGCTCTGTTGTTGCTGGACTTCTTATTAATTTATTCTGGAGAATCAAGTACACTGATCTCGGTCCCTTCAGGGCAATAAAGTTTGAGAAACTTCTTCGGCTAAATATGGATGACAAATGGTACGGCTGGACAGTGCAAATGCAGATACGTGCTGCAAAACAAAAATTGAAGATAATCGAAATTCCTGTTAGTTACAGAAAACGAATAGGAAAATCTAAAGTTACCGGTACACTAAAAGGAACTGTTATGGCAAGCATAATTATTCTCAAAACAATTTTCAAAGAATTTTTTATCTTTTAA